The genomic interval TAATTAGTTCACTTCTACACACGTCATTGTATATTGTAACAGAACATAATGAAATTGCTTTTTGTTTGTTGCTTGCTTATTCGAAATATAGGACATAAATGTTACATCTATAATTGTGTCCAAACATTATGTGATccattgaataatgatatagacCTGTGACTACAACCTGTTTTTCGAAAGAGGAAATTTAACCTACACTGTTGGTCATAATAACTGTCTACCTCGATATAATCATCCTAAAATACTGAAACATGCGTGGTCCAAGCTGCTGTGGGTGACTATTATAATTCTTGGAATATTTCAAGTTTTTCATTTCAACAAATACATTGTCATTCGCAATACAGCAAATTGTGCAAGCtgtattaaatgtttataaactATTAAGTTTCTATCGAATAATTACCATCAAaattttcattcttagaaaacaATTACTAttagattttttattattattaaattttttttataataacttaCTCGAACCTTTTTCAGACCCACGTGAACCCTTCTTTCCTCACCTAAACAAATTGTAAATCTTCAATATCAGAACGCAATAAGATTGTTTGAAAGTAAACAAATGAGTGTTGGTACACAAATCTTATtggaataattaatttaatttacgatGAATATTTGTGCCATAACAGACGTAATTAGTTCTAAGCCTCCGcacatatttttttcattttatttttattactctTATTATTAGACGATTGCAAATTCTCACTCGATTTGAAAATGAAACACAAGTGATTACACTTTAAAATAACAGTTTTATTAATCGGTTATACATACAATAATCAACACCATTTCTGACAATTGCTTCCGACCGTTTTACAAGCAGGTTTTGGTAGAGAATTGCAGATAGCATAAACAAAAGCAAAAATAGAAAGGAGATTGTGTGTAGTCTATATTATGTCATCTACGAGGCTGTATGGTATCGACTCATAGTGTTGTAGTAAGTTCTTACTTTCTACGTAGCGTTCTATGCAATTAACTCTCGTAGCCTAACTTCACCAAGCTTTTCCCTCGAAAATTGTTCATCTGCTGCATTCAGCTTCTTCGGAACTTTACCTCCTCTTGCTGAATAGAACTGATTGATGCAAAGAAAACTTTATATCGCATTGCAATTTTAAAGTTCCATTCAATTAATCCGGGAGCagatatataaaaatatgtaaccAATCTGCAAGTATGGGATAAAGTTTGCATCACTTAAACACTTTTTTGTGGAAACGTCAAAATTGCTTTTTATTCTTTAGGtaaaataataatgtattaGGGGTCAAAATTacttgtttttatttatttcttccagTAATTTACTGCTTCGTAAAaatttttccataatttctAAGTAATTTTATGAGTTAAAATGTTTCTGTAGATCACGATAAAAAATAGAATCTCGATTTTCTgaaagtaataataaaataatgtttcCTCTGTCGTTTCTTTCTGACTAAATGCAAAATACTTTCTTGCGATGTAAGAGCATCGAAAACAGAAGCATATCAATGTATACAAGCGTTACATGTTTTTATATACAAGCGAAGATATTGTTACGGCCATGTAACAATATGAAGAAGGGAaaagaagaatgaaaaaattacaaGTTTACCTACGTTCCGTAGGGGTCAAAATGACTCATCTCGGTATATGTAGATATACTACATCAAATTTTACAGTAAAAACACAAGAGGAAAAGACAACTGCTTtacagaattaattttttacatattttagaaaatttaagagAACAAAATGTACTGAAAATGATTAATGATTATAAGAAATACCAAACGAGTCATTTTGACCCCCCTTGGTTGTTCCAGTGTTAAAACGCATTTCAATTCTGTAGAAATGACCATTGAAAAAtgtgttaattatttttttattttaaagtacAACTATTTTAGAAACATTATCAACTGCGTGAGAATAATTTCACAAGCATCTGCTTAGAGATTCGAGTCTGTTAACCTAATAGGTACACTCAAAGTACAAATAATGGAAACTcgaatccaatactattctGAAAAGATGGAAAGTTTTATCTTACTCCATTTTTATGTTTTGTTATTCGACCTGAAGGATACTTTCTACATTATCTACTACTTTGTTCAAATTGGGTGCGTTTCGAAAGAATTTTTGAGTTTCACAAAGCAGCCCTTTTTTTTTGGTGGGCACCCAAGacaaagatttttcaaaatgatGTAAGTCGGTAATCGCAGAAGTGGGCATTTTCATAAACACATCCGTGAAATTTATTTACGGCCTCACAgggatttattcaaatttccttAATAATGTTCAGATATCAATTTTACTAATTTTACTGACAACGTGTAATCAAACTGTTTTCGTATATTTGCATATTTCTTAATAACAACTGTTAACATTCGAAAGGTAATAAACACAAGAATAACTAAAAGCTTTCGTTGGAAACTACGTTATACATAAAAGGAAAATTTTATGCTaggaaaatataattaaacgtatctAGCTAGAGGAAATAGCATCGtcgaatgaaataatttttctatcagATTATAATTGCAAAAACTGATTTACGCATTTGTCTTGGAAATCTACTATAATAGCCATACATCATTGTTTTACAATATTTGCTTTAAAGAAACGTGGTAGTACTGTGTCATTGAATGCATCGGTATAGTACGTCGCCATCAAACGAAAATTAATCTATGATTAATCTACGATTCTATTTCTTTTACTCTTAATATTGGAACGATTGGGAGGGAAGTACAGATTGAGAATACATCGACACTTTTCATGACTGTACTTTAATTAATTCGGTTCGACaatgttttcattatttttcggaAGTCATTGTAGCTAGTTTCTGCGTTACAAGGTCGCACTCGAACCGCTCGGTAGCGATAAATGTTCTGTTCGAACGAAGTCATCCTTTTCCGGAACTGTAGAATTTCTGAAACAAAGACACGCAATAATTTAATGCGGATGCATTCATAAGCAGAACAGTTTAGGGATACTTCGCTGTCAGCTCGCATTTTAAAAACACGAAAGATCGAGGAAGAATTCATCTTTAAGAATGTCTCTTTGTAGCCCTGTTTTTCGAAAAGAAACTGAAGATTGTACGCGGTAGTCACAGTTTATCATCCCATTTCAAGCGTCTGTAATAGCAATTATGCGCGTCAGGGCTCTCGAAAAAACAGACCTCGTAAATAGTGCATAAATCGTCTCACACCTTATTCTCGTCGCTGTTCACGGCCTCTCGTTGTTCGTGGACGCGGTGGTCGATTCTCGATCTTCGCCGGTTCCGCTGGCCTCCTCCGTTTGCGGCCTCTCGTCCGCGTTCGCGTGGCACAGCTTCCGGTGCTTGTGCACGAAGTAGTAGCTAGGGAACTTGCAGCCGCAGATCTTGCAGGGATAGTACTGGACGTTCAGGTCCAGTAGCCTGACTTCTCTTCGGTTCCTTTGAACCTCCTGCCTCTGGCCGGTGCTGACAGCGGACTCGTTCAACCTGGTCGGCAGCAAGTGCCTCTTGGTGTGTTTCCGATAGCAGTATTGCGACTTAAAGGTGTGCCTGCAGTATCCGCAGGTGTAGCTTCCCTCGGTGTTGCCCGCGTCGTTGTCGATCGCTACGGCGATCGGGTCGCAGCCGTTTCCGGCCGGTCCTCCGTTCTCGTCGTTCTCTCTGGACGCGTTCTCCGCTTCGAAGCACCTTTGCAACCTCGCTTGCGACACAGTGCTGGACCCGCAGGTCGCCGCGGAGGAGTAATTCTCGTTCAGAACGCGGTGAAACTTGATCGGGCCATCACAGCACGCCACGTCGTACACGACCGACAGAACTCCGCTCGAGGACTCGTTCACGTTCCCGGAACTCGATCCGCCGCGCTTCTTCTTCGACGATTTGTTGCCTCGATCCGTGTCCGTGGAGCTTGTTTCGTTTGTTCTCTCGCGATTGCGAGCCACGCCTCCTTCGTCGACAGACAACAACGGCGAACCGACGCGTCTTTGCCCGGTCTTCGTGTTCGACTGCTTGTCGCCGCGTTCCTCCTTGCTCTGTCGCTGATCCGACGACTCCGACGACGACTTCTTGCTTCGATTTGACGGTATCGAGGATTGGGACTCCGAAGACGGCGCCGGCGACACCGATCGAGACGGCGACACTGGCCTCGTCGCGGTGGAACAAGCGAACGCTGTAAACGCCGCTGCCGCCGCGAATGATCTCGCCACGTTTTCCGGGGACTTCTGTCTGCTCTCTCTCGACGGACCTCGGTTCCTGTCGAGTTGGAACGGCGACGGCTTCGGCGAGGGCACGTCGCTGTTGGAAACAAATTTTCGGACGTGATAGTATCGTCTTTCAATCCCCCAAAGTCCAGCGCGCACTTGGCAATTTTGCAATTCACTTTCCCGTTTTGTTTTTCATCGTTATCGCGCATCCGCTTCGACGATTTTTAGTCGGACGAAACTTGTCTCTTTAGCTTTGCCGGTACAAAAGTGCCAAGCGCGCGCTCGACGAAAAATGGCGAACaaaatgaaatcctgtatcttaaGGTGTTGATTAATTTTGGCTATCTGAACGAGTAATCGGTGCAACGTCATTGCAATTATGTACAAAGTTCATCCACTGTCTCCATTTTCACTTAACAAAACGTACTGGCAAAGGTCTTGGCGGGTTAATAAGAAACTTCTCCGAATGTTATGCTAGACAATTGCACATTGGAAACACGCGCGGTATCTGAGAGAGTATTACGCAGAAAACACGTACCCTTCAATACTGAAGATATTAGGATACTTGTCAAAGGAGAAACAGAGTCGAGAATTCACTACCGGGTCGCAAGTAAACACGAATTTTAACTTTACATTTGAACTCGTCAAGCTACGAGCATAGGAAACAAGGTTTACATCACTTCGGCATCCATCTAAATTTTGTTTACCAAGCGCTTACGGCTTAATAGAAATATTACGGAAATTTTTCTTTGGAAATCGTTGGCACCAACGGTAAAGGTATAACAGGCACAATCCGTAACAAGCGCCACAGTTTCTTAAAATAGGTATCCTAATATCCATAGGCGTGGGTTTTTCACATTGCCTGGGATCGACCAACACTACGTTATTCCTGAAACGGTATCAAATATTTCCGATCCCCGATGCGATTTTCGTTACAGTTCATTCTAAATCACTGTTCTCTGAGGATACTTTTACACGGTTCTTTGAATCCAGATATTCTCGAGTTGGCCGCGATAAGAACAAATGAACCATGGATTTTCCCGTCCCCTCCAGTTTTGACGAACTTGTGGCATAGCGAAGGGAAATCACATGACGCTAACGCGGGTCCAGTGGGGCAGAATGGCCGATGAAATAGGTTCGAACCTATAACGCGTTTCCTGGCAGGCGGAAGTTGGTACCACAGAAACGTTGAGTGGTACCGTCGACTGCATCAGCACCGACGGTTGCAGTCGTGGCAGATGCGACAATCCGATGGATGCAGGAGCCGGCGGCGGCGCGGTCGGCGGGTAAAGCGGTGTCGTCGGCCAGCACATGCTCGGCTCGATCATCAACCTGCTCGGGATCGGTCTGAGGATGTTCCCGGTGCCGGGCGTCGATGTCGACATCGACATGGACGTCGAGGTAAGGGTCGAGGTCGGTGCCACCGGCACCGGGACCGGAACCGGAACCGGTATCGGTGTCGGTAGAGGCGGCGGAGCCCGGAGCCGCAGCAACGCTGCTCGACACTGCTCCAGGGCGCCAGGCATGTGCAACAAATGCGTGGCCAACAGCACGCTGTAAACGTTGTCCAGTGTCACTTCCAGCCGGCCCGTGTACATGTAGTTCAACAGGGGCGCGAACGCTTCTCCGCCTGTAAGTTACCATTCGACGGACCGATACTCTTTCGACTCGTTACCTCCGCAACCCTCGCCCGCCACGCGCTGCCTGGGTCCACCAACAGCCCTACGTTCTATCCCACTACTATATCCTATCGGTAAAAGCGTCGTTCTAATCTCGCGAATACTTTGTTGTTTGTTTGAAATTTCCTTCGGCGAAGAAATCAATCGACTGTGTTTGCGTTAGTTCCACTTCAAAGTGCGTGAACAGGTTAGATGATTACGACCATTATGCTTCTACTTTTCATTGAACGGAAAGGCGGTCTGTTGCTATTTCGTATTTATTCAACCATTTAGTAAAGTACTTTTGTGAAGACACTTGTAGGATATTCTTGTGCCATTCTGCAGAGAAAACACTTTTTTCCAGATCGCTTCTTTTTCGTCGGTGGCCATATTCCGGGGATTTTGGTAGAGACTAATAGGAAGTTTGTCTCGATTCTAGAAATTTGTGGAAACAGTCCTTTCTGTTTCCGTAATCGCGTATAGGTTTACGATGTTAGAAACTATGTTTTTGTAGAATACCGAATTCTCACTCTGATGCAATACATTTATGTACGTAATTTTACACCAGCATCTGCATCAACAATTTGAGGTACAATACAAAAGTTAATGCGTAGGTGAAACAAGTAGTGGCCAAAGTAGACCCAGGCATCGTTGACTGGACGTAACGCAGTTGCCGTAAAACGTCCGCTCTCCTCCGAGGATTAAACGGCACTGTTTACGCTCTCCGAACGGGACAAGTAGCCAAAGAGAGAAAAGTCGAATTAACCCTGCCGCTATTAACGGCAACTGGATACGCGAATGTGTCAATGTTCGAGTGTTAGTTAAAATAAAGTCGAAACAAAGAAATGATTGGAAGTAGGAAGGACTAGTCCGAGAAGTCGTCTACTGATCCTATACGTTTTTTGTTTCAAAGTTTTGCTACTAGAAAGGCAGTCCTTTCACTTCAAATTAGAACACAAAATTCTCAATCTATGAACAGCAATTGAAGTGGAGTAATTTGGTGACTTCATCCGATAGCTCGTaaataggctgcggattttatgcatttatggcagtaACGAGTATGTAAAACATGAAATAATAAATCGGCATATTATcatcgacttattaaaattattaatggaagaaataaatttttatttggttccagtACCTTGCAACTGAcgcacaaaatttttattttgcatgaagatccgcagtctactcataaaATTCGTGAGTTTGTCAAGTTGCTCTTCGAGTCAAACAGCCCCCGTAGCCCGTTACTATTTGTATCCGTTTCGGAACAGTTATTTCGGCAAAAATACTACGATTGGATCAGGACTATCGAAACGAGAAGCGATCCGATCGTGCAGAGACCTCTCGGCAGCGATCTAATCTGCCGCGGGACACGTGCCCGTCGTAGCGGCAGGGTTGAAGTCGGGTGCTCGATTATTTACCAATAGAGGAGACCGAGACCGAGGTAACCGGTCGCGGCGACTGGCCCGAAAGATTAGTGGTCGCGACCGTGATAGCTGTTGCTGGCAGGTTGCTACAAGAGCCAACGGTCGCGTTAGCACTCGCGTTCGGCGACGCGGTAGCATTGCTCAGCAGAGCCTTCAGATAGCCGCTGTGAGCAGCCAAGACTCCCTTGTGAGCGACGAACTGGTGTTCCCCTTCGTTTCCCACTCGAACCACAGTGTCGGGTGGCGACAGAGTCTCTTGAAGCCTGGAATAACTGTCCCCGGCGACACTGTCACCGAACCAGGCTCTGTACAGGCTGTACATTCTCGAGGCGGGTTCCACGACTCGATTAACTCGAATACCGCCTCGAAGACTCGGCTGTTCGACGACCGATCGGAAACGGTCGAGTCATAGTCACACGGAAGACGACGGATGTTCACAGAAAGATCACGAGACGAACATGTATTCTAGAGTGTTTGTTCTCTTTCGGCTGGTCCTGGTAGAGACGATCCGAACGGTAATGTCgcggtcgatcgatcgatcgtcgacGCGGTTCGTTTACGCGACCCGGATGAACGGATGATAGTGTCCCGTCGAGGAGAAGAGACGAGAGCAGCCGGCGAGCAGCGTGTACCGCCGCGATCGAGCGTGATTTGAACGCCCGGAGTCGGCCGCGGATTTCATCcactgccgccgccgccaccgccgcttccgccgccgccgccgccaccaccaccgcgaTGTCGCGGCCGAGCTTGTAGATTCGCTTGCTTTTTCAAGTGGTTCGGTTCTACCACCCTTCGCTCTTCCTCCTCCAGACGGCGCGTATCAACCAGTCCCTGTGCAGCGCGCCCCAAACCCCCAACGCCAGAGAACCGCCCCCGACGAGTACAGATTGGTTGTACCAGCTCAATTACGGCAGGGCCGCACGTGCGCCTGAT from Halictus rubicundus isolate RS-2024b chromosome 2, iyHalRubi1_principal, whole genome shotgun sequence carries:
- the LOC143365169 gene encoding uncharacterized protein LOC143365169, whose amino-acid sequence is MYSLYRAWFGDSVAGDSYSRLQETLSPPDTVVRVGNEGEHQFVAHKGVLAAHSGYLKALLSNATASPNASANATVGSCSNLPATAITVATTNLSGQSPRPVTSVSVSSIGGEAFAPLLNYMYTGRLEVTLDNVYSVLLATHLLHMPGALEQCRAALLRLRAPPPLPTPIPVPVPVPVPVAPTSTLTSTSMSMSTSTPGTGNILRPIPSRLMIEPSMCWPTTPLYPPTAPPPAPASIGLSHLPRLQPSVLMQSTVPLNVSVVPTSACQETRYSDVPSPKPSPFQLDRNRGPSRESRQKSPENVARSFAAAAAFTAFACSTATRPVSPSRSVSPAPSSESQSSIPSNRSKKSSSESSDQRQSKEERGDKQSNTKTGQRRVGSPLLSVDEGGVARNRERTNETSSTDTDRGNKSSKKKRGGSSSGNVNESSSGVLSVVYDVACCDGPIKFHRVLNENYSSAATCGSSTVSQARLQRCFEAENASRENDENGGPAGNGCDPIAVAIDNDAGNTEGSYTCGYCRHTFKSQYCYRKHTKRHLLPTRLNESAVSTGQRQEVQRNRREVRLLDLNVQYYPCKICGCKFPSYYFVHKHRKLCHANADERPQTEEASGTGEDRESTTASTNNERP